The Sphaerospermopsis torques-reginae ITEP-024 genome has a window encoding:
- a CDS encoding hydrogenase small subunit encodes MTNVLWLQGGACSGNTMSFLNAEEPTACDLIADFGIKILWHPSLGLELGANLQTLLWECVLGKTPLDILVFEGSVVNAPNGTGEWNRFADRPMKEWLNDLAKAANFVVAIGDCATWGGIPAMSPNPSESEGLQFLKRNKGGFLGKDFVSKAGLPVINIPGCPAHPDWITQILVAIATGRISDITLDDLHRPQTFFNTFTQTGCTRNIHFAYKATTAEFGQRKGCLFYDLGCRGPMTHSSCNRILWNRVSSKTRAGMPCIGCTEPEFPFHDLKPGTVFKTQTIMGVPKEIPPGVNQKDYAVLTVVAKDAAPKWADEDFFLI; translated from the coding sequence ATGACAAATGTACTCTGGCTGCAAGGTGGTGCTTGTTCCGGTAACACCATGTCATTTCTCAACGCCGAAGAACCAACAGCTTGTGATTTAATCGCAGACTTCGGTATCAAAATTCTTTGGCATCCTTCCCTGGGTTTAGAACTCGGTGCAAACTTACAAACCCTGCTTTGGGAATGTGTCTTAGGTAAAACGCCCCTGGATATTTTGGTATTTGAAGGTAGCGTAGTTAACGCCCCCAACGGTACAGGAGAATGGAACCGCTTCGCCGATCGCCCCATGAAAGAATGGTTAAACGACTTAGCTAAAGCTGCTAATTTTGTCGTGGCTATTGGTGACTGTGCTACCTGGGGGGGTATACCTGCAATGTCACCCAACCCCAGCGAATCTGAGGGTTTACAATTTCTCAAACGCAACAAAGGCGGTTTTTTAGGTAAAGATTTTGTCAGCAAAGCCGGTTTACCTGTAATAAATATACCCGGATGTCCCGCCCATCCTGACTGGATAACCCAGATATTAGTCGCTATAGCTACCGGACGCATCAGCGATATTACTCTAGATGACCTACACCGTCCCCAAACCTTCTTTAACACCTTTACCCAAACCGGTTGTACTCGCAACATTCACTTTGCTTACAAAGCCACAACCGCCGAATTTGGACAACGTAAAGGCTGTCTCTTTTATGACTTAGGTTGTCGTGGACCCATGACCCATTCTTCCTGTAACCGCATCCTTTGGAACAGGGTATCATCGAAAACCCGCGCCGGAATGCCCTGTATTGGTTGTACAGAACCAGAATTTCCCTTCCATGACCTCAAACCGGGAACAGTATTTAAAACTCAAACCATTATGGGAGTTCCTAAAGAAATACCCCCCGGAGTCAACCAAAAAGATTACGCAGTCCTCACCGTGGTTGCTAAAGACGCAGCACCAAAATGGGCTGATGAAGACTTTTTCTTAATTTAG
- a CDS encoding HypC/HybG/HupF family hydrogenase formation chaperone, whose translation MCLGIPGQIVEITNPEHKLAMVNVGGVKRQINIACIVDEQHPPEKCIGDWVLVHVGFAMNRINEQEAAETLKILQEIAASYT comes from the coding sequence ATGTGTTTAGGAATACCAGGACAAATTGTAGAAATAACCAACCCAGAACATAAACTAGCGATGGTTAACGTCGGTGGAGTTAAACGCCAAATAAACATAGCGTGCATCGTAGACGAACAACACCCACCAGAAAAATGTATAGGAGACTGGGTACTCGTTCACGTTGGTTTTGCCATGAACAGAATAAACGAACAAGAAGCAGCAGAAACATTAAAAATTCTCCAAGAAATAGCCGCATCTTATACATAA
- a CDS encoding NotI family restriction endonuclease, whose product MPTIFELFGLPINDRSEEAEIIRKYRQCPFMGTDCDGGGNRYQTKIKLTEKEPLSNYFNSDVKEVIPGVCSIQSGNDIWVVCPRRLFAAKFDGDGLPIINHALQKYERDLLISAGLPTKTNIGVWSEVSLKHRVEDAEINYNFDYILAPLVETSLTSLLQQSDFLEANKDDLDYLIKATKKLGYFTEKTQNLADALILLPDISHFYILEVMTASTSGSDTENSTDIRSAFRNALLTSEHTSPGINKRQVWGRMVTQLFAKTALAHEWNGKTIWVIQDALLDNIELTTRLKTLNVPSNSQRNISLLTMKYLMGKDREKHMIFQDHIEGDAGINFEGNNTFTDILLPKLAPPKVELLKAILRRKIQAVFKL is encoded by the coding sequence ATGCCTACTATATTTGAATTATTTGGTTTACCGATAAATGACCGTAGTGAAGAAGCAGAGATCATCAGAAAATATCGTCAATGTCCATTTATGGGTACAGATTGTGATGGGGGTGGAAATCGGTATCAAACCAAGATTAAACTTACAGAAAAAGAACCTTTAAGCAACTATTTTAATAGTGATGTGAAAGAAGTAATACCGGGGGTGTGTTCAATTCAATCCGGTAATGATATTTGGGTTGTATGTCCACGTCGTTTGTTTGCTGCAAAATTTGATGGTGATGGTTTACCGATTATTAATCATGCTCTACAAAAATACGAGCGTGATTTATTAATTAGTGCCGGTTTACCAACAAAAACTAATATTGGAGTTTGGTCGGAAGTATCTTTAAAACATCGAGTAGAAGATGCAGAAATAAATTATAATTTTGATTACATTTTAGCACCTTTAGTAGAAACATCTTTAACATCATTATTGCAGCAAAGCGATTTTTTAGAGGCAAATAAAGATGACTTAGATTATTTGATTAAAGCAACCAAAAAACTCGGTTATTTTACAGAAAAGACTCAAAATTTAGCTGATGCTTTAATTTTGCTACCTGATATTTCTCATTTCTATATTCTTGAAGTAATGACTGCTAGTACAAGTGGTTCTGATACTGAAAACTCCACAGATATTAGGAGTGCATTTCGTAATGCTTTACTTACCTCTGAGCATACCAGTCCAGGAATTAATAAACGACAAGTTTGGGGTCGCATGGTAACACAATTGTTTGCGAAAACAGCTTTAGCTCATGAATGGAATGGAAAAACAATCTGGGTCATTCAAGATGCTTTACTTGACAACATTGAACTGACTACTAGGTTAAAAACTTTGAATGTGCCAAGCAATTCACAACGCAATATTAGTTTGTTAACTATGAAATACTTAATGGGTAAAGATAGAGAAAAACACATGATTTTTCAAGATCATATAGAGGGTGATGCAGGTATAAACTTTGAAGGCAACAATACATTTACTGATATTTTATTACCTAAATTAGCTCCTCCTAAAGTTGAGTTATTAAAAGCAATATTAAGACGTAAAATACAAGCAGTATTCAAGCTGTAA
- the hypD gene encoding hydrogenase formation protein HypD — protein sequence MKYVNEFRNPEKAQALQKEIEKLSRQIDKHLKIMEVCGGHTHSIFKYGIEEILPNNIELIHGPGCPVCVMPKGRIDDAIALSQNPHIILTTFGDAMRVPGSKTSLLQAKAQGADIRMVYSPLDSLKIAKENPKKEIVFFGLGFETTAPSTAFTVLQAAAENITNFSLFANHVLVIPALQALLENPDLQLDGFVGPGHVSMVIGTEPYEFIAQKYHKPIVVSGFEPLDIFQSIWMLLKQIVENRCQVENQYNRLVEKAGNKNALTAMNQVFKPREKFAWRGLGEIPNSGFQIREEYAQFDAEVKFAIPNLTVPDHKACKCGDILKGVLKPWECKVFGTACTPENPIGACMVSSEGACAAYYKYGRLATMDKKANKQNQVVANVS from the coding sequence ATGAAATATGTAAATGAATTTCGTAACCCAGAAAAAGCCCAAGCCTTACAAAAAGAAATAGAAAAACTCAGCCGCCAAATAGACAAACATTTAAAAATCATGGAAGTATGCGGAGGTCATACCCATTCAATTTTTAAATACGGCATCGAAGAAATATTACCCAATAATATCGAACTAATTCATGGACCAGGTTGTCCAGTTTGTGTGATGCCCAAAGGTAGAATAGATGATGCGATCGCCCTCTCCCAAAATCCTCACATCATCCTTACCACCTTTGGCGATGCCATGCGCGTACCCGGTTCAAAAACCAGCCTCTTACAAGCAAAAGCCCAAGGCGCAGATATCCGCATGGTTTATTCACCCTTGGATAGCTTAAAAATTGCCAAAGAAAACCCAAAAAAAGAAATAGTTTTCTTTGGTTTAGGTTTTGAAACCACCGCCCCCAGTACCGCTTTTACAGTTCTCCAAGCAGCCGCAGAAAACATTACTAACTTTAGTTTATTTGCTAATCATGTATTAGTAATTCCTGCCTTACAAGCATTATTAGAAAATCCCGATTTACAACTTGATGGTTTTGTTGGTCCAGGTCATGTAAGTATGGTCATAGGAACAGAACCTTACGAATTTATTGCCCAAAAATATCATAAACCCATCGTTGTTTCTGGCTTTGAACCATTAGATATTTTCCAATCTATTTGGATGTTATTAAAACAAATAGTAGAAAATCGCTGTCAAGTAGAAAATCAATATAATCGCTTAGTTGAAAAAGCAGGAAATAAAAACGCATTAACAGCCATGAATCAAGTTTTTAAACCCCGTGAAAAATTTGCATGGCGTGGTTTAGGAGAAATCCCTAATTCTGGTTTTCAAATACGCGAAGAATACGCCCAATTTGATGCCGAAGTTAAATTTGCTATTCCTAATTTAACAGTTCCCGATCATAAAGCCTGTAAATGTGGTGATATTCTCAAAGGAGTTTTAAAACCTTGGGAATGTAAAGTATTTGGCACAGCTTGTACACCAGAAAATCCCATTGGTGCTTGTATGGTTTCTTCTGAAGGTGCTTGTGCAGCTTATTATAAATATGGCAGACTGGCAACAATGGATAAAAAAGCCAACAAGCAAAATCAAGTAGTTGCAAATGTCAGTTAA
- a CDS encoding NifU family protein, with protein MNDLNELISDIQRFEAIIAEWDESQRCVAVGLKSAVEALHKAALTNLIKSLKKDNLAALRNAVDDDIVYAVLLYHNLVKPPLSERIKTALAEIRPSLQSHNGDVELVAIKPPDTVEIKLIGSCSNCASSTLTLTQLVEQTIKKHCPEITKIVAVNNTPNSTTAAIPTNSYWERVANINEIPENQILAVRVENQNVILHRKGDNIKCYRNACSHLGFPLDKGKVENGIITCASHQFEYDLNTGKCLTVPDVSLQSYEVRVKGDKVYVQV; from the coding sequence ATGAATGATTTGAATGAATTAATATCAGATATTCAAAGATTTGAAGCGATTATTGCTGAATGGGATGAAAGCCAAAGATGTGTAGCTGTGGGTTTAAAAAGTGCGGTTGAGGCTTTACATAAAGCGGCATTAACTAATTTAATTAAAAGTCTGAAAAAAGATAATTTAGCAGCTTTACGCAACGCTGTAGATGATGATATTGTTTATGCAGTTTTGTTATATCACAACTTGGTGAAACCGCCATTATCAGAACGGATAAAAACAGCATTAGCGGAAATTCGCCCTAGTTTACAAAGTCATAATGGGGATGTAGAATTAGTTGCTATTAAACCACCGGATACAGTTGAGATTAAATTAATTGGTAGTTGTAGTAATTGTGCATCTTCTACTTTAACATTAACGCAACTGGTAGAACAAACAATTAAAAAACATTGTCCAGAAATTACTAAAATTGTAGCTGTTAATAATACTCCTAATTCTACAACCGCTGCTATTCCTACAAATTCATATTGGGAGAGAGTTGCGAATATTAATGAAATTCCTGAAAATCAAATATTAGCAGTAAGAGTTGAAAATCAGAACGTGATTTTACACCGAAAAGGTGATAACATAAAATGTTATCGTAATGCTTGTTCTCATTTAGGTTTTCCTTTAGATAAAGGTAAAGTAGAAAATGGGATTATTACCTGTGCATCCCATCAATTTGAATATGATTTAAACACAGGTAAATGTTTAACTGTTCCTGATGTTTCTCTACAAAGTTATGAGGTGAGGGTTAAGGGTGATAAGGTGTATGTGCAGGTTTAA
- the hypE gene encoding hydrogenase expression/formation protein HypE — MEVYNNQEVKNPLFQKIEQVRRRANKVKDTHINLSHGSGGKAMRDLINDVFVSSFDNPILSQLEDQASFDLSQLSQLGNRLAFTTDSYVVDPLFFPGSDIGELAVNGTINDLAVSGAKPLYLTCSMILEEGLELETLRKVVLSMQNAAQKAEVQIVTGDTKVVHRGCADKLFINTAGIGIIPTGIDISPRNIQPGDVVIINGEIGNHGAAILIARGELALETDIESDCQPLHELVAEIINVCPGIKAMRDATRGGLATVLNEFAQTANVGISINEKAIPVREEVNGMCEILGLDPLYLANEGKLVIIAPKEKADLILSTMQNHPAGKQAAIIGEILPQPPGIVLLKTAFGAERIVDMLVGDQLPRIC; from the coding sequence ATGGAAGTTTACAATAATCAAGAAGTTAAAAATCCGCTATTTCAAAAAATTGAACAGGTGCGCCGTCGTGCTAATAAGGTGAAAGATACTCACATTAATTTATCTCATGGTAGCGGTGGTAAGGCTATGAGAGATTTGATTAATGATGTGTTTGTTAGTAGTTTTGATAATCCGATTTTATCACAGTTGGAAGATCAGGCGAGTTTTGATTTATCTCAACTTTCTCAGTTAGGAAATAGGTTAGCTTTCACTACTGATTCTTATGTAGTTGATCCTTTATTTTTCCCAGGTTCAGATATTGGGGAGTTGGCGGTTAATGGGACTATTAATGATTTAGCTGTGAGTGGTGCAAAGCCTTTATATCTCACTTGTAGTATGATTTTGGAGGAGGGTTTAGAGTTAGAAACTCTCAGAAAAGTTGTGTTAAGTATGCAAAATGCTGCCCAAAAAGCAGAGGTACAAATAGTGACGGGAGATACGAAAGTCGTCCATCGTGGTTGTGCTGATAAACTCTTTATTAATACTGCTGGTATTGGTATTATTCCTACAGGAATTGATATTTCTCCTCGAAATATTCAACCAGGTGATGTGGTAATTATTAACGGAGAAATTGGAAATCATGGTGCTGCCATTTTAATTGCCAGGGGAGAATTAGCATTAGAAACAGATATAGAAAGCGACTGTCAACCATTACATGAATTAGTTGCTGAAATTATTAATGTTTGTCCAGGAATTAAAGCTATGCGAGATGCAACGAGAGGAGGTTTAGCCACAGTATTAAATGAATTTGCCCAGACTGCAAATGTGGGAATTAGTATTAATGAAAAAGCCATTCCTGTACGAGAAGAAGTTAATGGAATGTGTGAAATTTTGGGTTTAGATCCTTTGTATTTAGCCAACGAAGGTAAATTAGTTATAATTGCACCCAAAGAAAAAGCCGATTTAATATTATCAACAATGCAAAACCACCCAGCCGGAAAACAAGCAGCAATTATTGGTGAAATTCTGCCCCAACCCCCAGGAATAGTATTATTAAAAACCGCCTTTGGTGCAGAAAGAATAGTTGATATGTTAGTAGGTGATCAACTTCCAAGAATATGTTAA
- a CDS encoding tautomerase family protein — MPFVTVQIAKGHSIEKKRKLAQAVTDALVSALGTKPEWITVHIDEFERDNWAVGGVLHSDKHAGRHEETGR; from the coding sequence ATGCCATTTGTAACTGTGCAAATTGCCAAAGGACACTCTATAGAAAAGAAGCGGAAATTAGCCCAAGCTGTCACAGATGCTTTGGTTTCTGCTTTGGGTACAAAACCAGAATGGATCACTGTTCACATTGATGAGTTTGAAAGGGATAATTGGGCGGTTGGTGGTGTTTTACATTCTGATAAACACGCCGGTAGACATGAGGAAACTGGGAGGTAG
- the hypF gene encoding carbamoyltransferase HypF — MIKEEIRVKGIVQGVGFRPTVYRLAKVCGLKGDVCNDGEGVLIRVFGSEEKITEFVDKLYQECPPLARINELIISPYLGDFDVDDFVISHSVNTVVKTEISPDAATCSQCQKEIFDPFSRYFRYPFTNCTHCGPRLTIIRAIPYDRNNTSMVKFPMCGDCENEYQDVENRRFHAQPVACFKCGPSAWLERADGKAVIADMFSMLDDVDAVCTLLQKGEIVAIKGLGGFHLACDATQETAVQKLRERKRRYHKPFALMARDINIISEYCHVSDLEKTLLTSPAAPIVLLNVKDEKQVALSVAPGQNTLGFMLPYTPLHHLILRRMNRPIVLTSGNISDEPQCINNEDAKAKLGKIADYFLLHNRDIVNRVDDSVVRVIDDKIQTLRRARGYAPAPIILPSGFEKVPPILAMGSELKNTFCLLREGEAILSQHLGDLENAAAFNAYQETLNLYLNLFEHKPEIIAIDKHPEYLSSKLGKELAINNEIKITEIQHHHAHIAACLAENHIPLNTEPVLGIAFDGLGYGENGTLWGGEFLLADYQKFQRVATFKPIAMIGGKQAIYQPWRNTYAHLNSAFYWEEMKQKYADLEIIKYLENKPLKLLNQMIEQGINTPLASSVGRLFDAVAAAIGICREECSYEGQAAIEMEATVNVNILNNDKETINYAFKIEKLDKIYYIDPSPMWEGILQDLKRQISPSEIAAKFHISLAILITEMVKQLTQEHKINQVALTGGVFQNRILLQQTTKHLKKLGINVLTHSLVPANDGGISLGQAVIAAAKCMR, encoded by the coding sequence ATGATAAAAGAGGAAATTAGGGTTAAGGGTATTGTTCAAGGTGTGGGTTTTCGTCCTACTGTTTATCGGTTGGCGAAAGTTTGTGGTTTAAAAGGTGATGTTTGTAATGATGGTGAGGGTGTTTTAATTCGGGTTTTTGGTAGTGAGGAAAAAATTACTGAGTTTGTAGATAAATTATATCAAGAATGTCCACCTTTGGCGAGGATTAATGAGTTAATTATAAGTCCATATTTGGGTGATTTTGATGTTGATGATTTTGTGATTTCTCATAGTGTGAATACTGTGGTGAAAACGGAAATTTCTCCTGATGCGGCTACTTGTTCTCAATGTCAGAAAGAAATTTTTGATCCTTTTAGTCGTTATTTTCGTTATCCTTTTACAAACTGTACTCATTGCGGTCCCAGGTTAACTATTATTCGGGCTATTCCTTATGATAGAAATAATACGAGTATGGTTAAGTTTCCAATGTGTGGAGACTGTGAAAATGAATATCAAGATGTGGAAAATAGGCGTTTTCATGCCCAACCTGTGGCGTGTTTTAAGTGTGGTCCAAGTGCATGGTTAGAACGTGCTGATGGTAAAGCTGTTATTGCGGATATGTTTTCAATGTTGGATGATGTGGATGCGGTTTGTACTTTATTACAAAAGGGGGAAATTGTCGCTATTAAAGGTTTGGGTGGTTTTCATTTAGCTTGTGATGCAACTCAAGAAACTGCGGTACAAAAGTTAAGAGAACGGAAAAGACGTTATCATAAACCTTTTGCTTTGATGGCTAGGGATATCAATATTATATCTGAATATTGTCATGTTTCTGATTTAGAAAAAACTTTATTAACCAGTCCTGCTGCACCTATTGTTTTATTAAATGTGAAAGATGAAAAACAAGTAGCTTTATCAGTTGCACCAGGACAAAATACGTTAGGGTTTATGTTACCCTATACGCCTTTACATCATTTAATTCTTAGAAGAATGAACCGCCCCATAGTTTTAACTAGCGGTAATATTTCTGATGAACCCCAATGTATAAATAATGAAGATGCTAAAGCAAAGTTAGGGAAAATAGCCGATTATTTTTTATTACATAATCGGGATATTGTCAACCGGGTTGATGATTCAGTTGTGAGGGTTATTGATGATAAAATTCAAACCCTGAGACGTGCGCGGGGATATGCACCAGCACCGATTATTTTACCATCTGGTTTTGAGAAAGTACCGCCAATTTTAGCAATGGGTAGTGAGTTAAAAAATACCTTTTGTTTATTAAGAGAAGGTGAGGCGATTTTATCCCAACATTTAGGAGATTTAGAAAACGCTGCTGCTTTTAATGCTTATCAAGAAACCTTGAATTTATATCTGAATTTATTTGAACATAAACCAGAAATAATTGCTATTGATAAACACCCAGAATATTTATCATCAAAACTGGGAAAAGAATTAGCAATAAATAACGAAATCAAAATCACAGAAATTCAACATCATCACGCCCATATAGCTGCTTGTTTAGCAGAAAATCACATACCTTTAAACACAGAACCAGTATTAGGAATAGCCTTTGATGGGTTAGGATATGGGGAAAATGGGACATTATGGGGAGGAGAATTTTTATTAGCTGACTATCAAAAATTTCAGAGAGTAGCCACATTTAAACCCATAGCCATGATAGGAGGAAAACAGGCAATTTATCAACCTTGGAGAAATACCTACGCCCACTTAAATAGTGCATTTTATTGGGAAGAAATGAAACAAAAATATGCTGATTTAGAAATTATTAAATATCTCGAAAATAAACCATTAAAATTACTGAATCAAATGATAGAACAAGGTATTAATACACCCCTAGCATCATCAGTTGGGCGGTTATTTGATGCAGTAGCAGCAGCTATAGGTATTTGTCGCGAAGAATGCAGCTATGAAGGACAGGCAGCTATAGAAATGGAGGCAACAGTTAATGTTAACATATTAAACAATGATAAAGAAACTATAAACTATGCCTTTAAAATTGAAAAATTAGATAAAATTTATTATATAGACCCTTCCCCAATGTGGGAGGGAATATTGCAAGACCTCAAGCGGCAAATTTCACCATCAGAAATAGCTGCAAAATTTCACATAAGTTTAGCTATTTTAATCACAGAAATGGTTAAACAACTAACCCAAGAACACAAAATTAATCAGGTGGCATTAACAGGAGGAGTATTTCAAAACCGGATACTGTTACAACAAACAACCAAACACTTAAAAAAACTAGGAATAAACGTCCTCACCCATAGCCTAGTACCAGCAAACGATGGGGGAATATCATTAGGACAAGCTGTTATTGCTGCTGCTAAATGTATGAGGTGA
- a CDS encoding Uma2 family endonuclease, translating to MYQTDPPLSPKETLPTMYDLPSEDPEEAGLPDQFHLLQPQLLTDTFQPKNYLFAEIFTGSDINLYYDVRHTLWYKRPDWFAALGVPNLYENRDLRLSYVVWQEGVNPYIVVELLSPGTEKEDLGQTLRDVEKPPTKWEVYEQILRVPYYAIFDRYKSEFKMFQLNGSRYSEVNLSDNRFWMPDIEIGLGVWIGNYKGVEMPWLRWYDAERNWVLTVEEQKTKLLEEEKIKLNQTTQQLEEERLKTEKLLAQLKSLGIEPNL from the coding sequence ATGTATCAAACAGATCCACCACTTTCCCCCAAAGAAACATTACCAACCATGTATGATCTTCCTAGCGAAGATCCAGAGGAGGCTGGTTTGCCAGATCAATTTCATCTTCTACAACCACAATTATTAACTGATACATTCCAACCCAAAAATTATCTTTTCGCAGAGATATTTACTGGCAGCGACATCAATCTTTATTATGATGTGCGTCATACATTATGGTACAAAAGACCAGATTGGTTTGCGGCTTTAGGTGTACCAAATTTGTATGAAAATAGGGATTTAAGATTAAGTTATGTAGTGTGGCAAGAAGGAGTTAACCCTTATATTGTTGTAGAATTGCTATCACCAGGAACAGAAAAGGAAGACTTGGGGCAAACTTTACGAGATGTAGAAAAACCGCCTACAAAATGGGAAGTTTATGAACAAATTTTGAGAGTTCCTTATTATGCAATATTTGATAGGTACAAGTCAGAATTTAAGATGTTTCAACTCAATGGATCTCGTTATTCTGAAGTCAATTTATCAGATAATCGCTTTTGGATGCCAGATATAGAAATCGGTTTAGGTGTGTGGATAGGTAACTATAAAGGTGTAGAAATGCCTTGGTTACGCTGGTATGATGCTGAGAGAAATTGGGTTTTAACTGTTGAAGAACAAAAAACTAAATTACTTGAGGAGGAAAAAATTAAACTCAATCAAACAACTCAACAACTTGAGGAGGAAAGACTAAAAACAGAAAAATTACTCGCTCAGTTGAAATCTTTGGGTATAGAACCTAATTTATAA
- the hypA gene encoding hydrogenase maturation nickel metallochaperone HypA has product MHELGITQNIIAIVSENAQNKKVQRVLLEIGKLSAIMPDAIKFCFDICSQGTIVEGAILEILEIPGMARCRQCGNTFYVDKPFGICECGSVELDLITGQELNIKEIEVEELCV; this is encoded by the coding sequence ATGCACGAACTAGGAATAACTCAAAACATCATCGCTATCGTTAGCGAAAACGCCCAAAATAAAAAAGTCCAAAGAGTATTACTAGAAATAGGCAAACTCTCCGCCATTATGCCCGATGCCATTAAATTCTGCTTTGATATTTGCTCCCAAGGTACAATAGTAGAAGGGGCAATATTAGAAATATTAGAAATACCAGGAATGGCAAGATGTCGCCAATGTGGTAATACATTTTATGTAGATAAACCCTTTGGAATTTGTGAATGTGGTAGTGTAGAATTAGATTTAATCACCGGTCAAGAATTAAACATTAAAGAAATTGAGGTAGAAGAGTTATGTGTGTAA
- a CDS encoding DNA cytosine methyltransferase, producing MKLSALSIFSGAGGMDIGVRQAGFQILACIEIDPYCCQTLQSAIQREGLITTLIENDITQIQPSHLMRNLGLKSGELDLLFGGSPCQSFSQAGKHESLDDERGLLLFEFVRFAEVFQPKVIFIEQVKGFLNAKGEFGKIGGVFASLESEFNKLGYRLNTKIINSAMYGVAQLRERVFIVATKNIIPFYFPLPTHEKLDSQFSLFSLHKYLTVREVIAGLAIPTKDKNNPPEDSHLDITPAGDIRRIHGVSEGSFLAKELHLPQSQRGNLTKKDTTKFRRLSFSEPALTLRCGEIFFHPIEDRYLTPREYMRIHGYPDSYLLKGPIRGRSGRVKYLDQHRQIANSVTPPVAHAIADNIAQYIMSNKLEFLDLIYA from the coding sequence ATGAAGCTTTCTGCTTTATCTATTTTTTCAGGTGCCGGCGGGATGGATATTGGAGTTCGTCAAGCAGGTTTTCAAATATTAGCTTGTATTGAAATTGATCCATACTGCTGCCAGACTTTACAAAGTGCTATTCAAAGAGAAGGGTTAATAACTACTCTTATTGAGAACGATATTACACAAATTCAACCATCTCATCTCATGAGAAATTTAGGTTTAAAATCTGGTGAGTTAGATTTATTATTTGGTGGTAGTCCTTGTCAGAGTTTTTCTCAAGCTGGTAAACATGAATCTTTGGATGATGAACGTGGTTTATTACTATTTGAATTTGTGAGATTTGCGGAAGTTTTTCAACCAAAGGTAATTTTTATAGAACAAGTTAAAGGTTTTTTAAATGCCAAGGGTGAATTTGGTAAAATTGGTGGTGTTTTTGCGTCTTTAGAAAGTGAGTTTAACAAATTAGGATATAGATTAAATACCAAAATTATTAATTCTGCAATGTATGGTGTAGCACAATTGAGAGAAAGGGTTTTTATAGTTGCTACCAAAAATATAATACCATTTTATTTCCCTTTGCCAACTCATGAAAAGTTAGATAGTCAATTTTCCTTATTTAGTCTTCATAAGTATCTTACTGTCAGAGAAGTAATAGCAGGGTTAGCTATTCCTACGAAAGATAAAAATAATCCACCAGAAGATAGTCATTTAGATATTACTCCTGCGGGTGATATTAGACGTATTCATGGAGTTTCCGAAGGTTCTTTTTTAGCAAAAGAATTACATCTTCCGCAAAGTCAGAGAGGTAATTTAACTAAGAAAGACACTACAAAATTCCGCAGACTTTCATTTTCTGAACCTGCATTAACTCTCAGATGTGGAGAAATTTTCTTTCATCCAATTGAAGATAGATATCTTACTCCCAGAGAATATATGCGTATTCATGGTTATCCTGATAGTTATTTGCTCAAAGGACCCATTCGCGGTCGTTCGGGTAGGGTAAAGTATTTGGATCAACATCGCCAAATTGCTAATTCTGTAACTCCACCAGTTGCTCACGCTATCGCTGATAATATTGCTCAATACATCATGAGCAATAAATTAGAATTTTTAGACTTAATTTATGCTTAA